The stretch of DNA GCTTGCTCGATGTCACCTGGCTCGATCACGCCACGGCCCTCGGCATCGCGCGCCCAGGCGCCGGCCATGCAGTCGGCCATGAGCTCGAGCTCGATGCTGTAGACATCGTTCCAGGTGGTCGGCTGAGACGTGCGGTTGAGGCCGATGCCGGACTGGACATGATGGGCCCATTCATGGGCGATGACGAACGCCGCGGCGAAGTAGTAGCCCTGGTCCTTCAGATCGTCGAGTAGCTTCTCGTCCAGGTACATCTTGGTATCGAGTGGGCAATAGAACCCCCAGAAGCCGGTCGACGCCGGGCCGCACGCGCTCTGCACTGTGTCACCCTCGGCCACGATTACGACACCAGGGGACTGGTAATCGTATTCGGTGTAGCTGATGACATCGCGCCAGAAGGCATCGAGATCGTTGACCGTGTTGACCAGAAAGTCGCCATCCTGCAGCGGCGTGGTCAGCACCGATCCGGATGTGCCGTTGCCGGTGGTGGCGGTGTTGGTGTTGCCATACGTGTCGATCGCGGCCTGGACCATCTCGGCCGAATTGCCGAAGAACCAGCCCCAATTGCCATCGGCGTCAGGCGCCAGATAGATCGCGTCCTGGACGTAGGCTTGTTGGCCGGTCTGATCGACGATCGGCTGCACGAAGGTGACCTTCGCGGCCGGGCTGTACGTCTTGCCGGTGACGGGCCAGGTGTATTCGACGATTTCGATGCTGATGACCTGGGGCACACCGGCCTGGGCCTGGGTATAGGCGGCATCGAAGAGCCCAACCACGGCCGAGCGTGGTGCAACCTCCTTGGAATCAGGATGCATAAGGTCGTACATCGCATTGAAATCGCGCGACCCAGCGAGATTCAGGATGTTGCGCGCTGCTTCGCCTGCGAGCGCCTGGTACTGCAGGGTGGACGAGTCCACCGCCGTGGTTTGCGCACGTGCGGGTGCAGCGATTCCCAGCAGCATGATCCCAATGATCAGGATCGACATCAATCGATTGCGCATTTGGTGTCCTTTTCCGGCCCGATCTGTCCCTGGGGCTTGGGATACTCGTCAATACGGATTCGTTATAGTAATGGTTACCGTAGCACAACACGCCTGCCCAAGTGGGACACGTTGGTAGTTGTTGCCGAAGGAGGACGATTTTCATGGTTCAAGGACTGTTCGGCGGCGGCGCCGCCGGTGAAGAGGAAAAGGCGAAGGCGCAGGATTTCATCAAGCGGTACCAGACGGGCAAGCCTGACGAGGGGTACACCGAGGAAGAAGCAATCCAGCAATTGCAAGCGGTGGCCAAGGTGGCCACTCCAGAGCAGATGCAGGAGGCATTCAAGCAGTCGGTGGCCAACCTGCCCGACGACCAGCGAGCGCAGTTCAACCAGATGCTGCAAGATCGAAAAGCCGGCACCGGCATGATCGACATCGAGCGGTCGGGTGAGCGCAAGGAAGTCAGCTCGCGTGATTCCGGCGGCGGCGGGGGCGACTCTGTCGGCCTCGATGATCTGCTCGGCGGTCTGCTGGGCGGAATGGCTGGTGGCGCGGCAGGCGGTTCCAGCGGCGGCGGGGGCCTTGGCGACATCCTCGGCGGTTTGCTGGGCGGCGCGAGCGGCAATGCTGGCGCGACCAGTGGCGGTGGATCCGGCAGCGGAGGGCTTGGCGACGTCCTCGGACAGGTTCTTGGGGGAGGCACGGCCGCCGCGGCGCCGCAGCCGCAGCCGAAGGACGATTCGGGGGGCGGCCTTGGTGACATGCTCGGCGGCTTGCTCAGCAGCCCGATTGGCAAAGCGGTGCTCGCCGGCACCGCGGCCTATGCCATGAAGGAAGTGCTCGGCCAGAAGTAGGCCGAATTCATCGCTCAATCGATGCGACCAGATGGGCGGGAGCCAAACGGCCCCGCCCATCGTTGCATTCTGTGAGTTTTTCCCGCGTTTGCTGTCCCGGAACGAACCCGAAAGTGCTAGGATTTGGTGTTGACAACTGCGGACCCATGCCATCAGCGCAGCGTCCGCAATCGGGGCATTGCGGCCCCGCATGTAAGCCGGAGCGCGCTTTGCGCACGGTGTTCGCTGACAGGGCGCCAGTTCACCAGCCGCGCTGAACCGGTCGCTTCCTGAAGCTTTGAGGAGCGAGACAACAGATGACTGGATCGACCGCGACCCTTACCGAGGCCCCTCTCCCCAAGCCCGAAGGTCTCGAAGGTGTCGTCGCGGCTTCGACGGCATTGAGCCATGTCTTTGGTGAGGAAGGGCGGCTCGTCTACCGCGGATACGATATCCACGAGTTGGCGAACAATGCCACCTTCGAAGAAGTTGCCTACCTTCTGTGGGTAGGGCATCTTCCGACCCAGAGCGAGTTGGTCAAGTTTCAGGCCAAGCTGGATGCCAGCCGCATGTTGCCCGATGCCGCAATCGAGGTGCTGCGGCAGATGCCGGCCGATGCGCAACCGATGGACGTGTTGCGCACCGGAATCTCGTCGGTTGGGCCTCTGTTGCCGACCGTTTTCGCAGACACCCCCGATCTCGACCAGGCCATGAGCCTCTCGGCCCTGTTCCCCTCTGTGCTGGCGACCTTCTTCCGGCTGCGCCAGGGGCTGGAGCCGGTCAAGCCAGTGGCAGGCATGAACTCCGCCCAGAGCTACCTCTACCAACTCTTCGGCACCGAGCCAGATGAGCGCCATTGGAAGCCATTGCAGACCTATCTCATCCTGCTGGCCGATCACGGCATGAATGCCTCGACCTTCACCGCCCGGGTCATTGCTTCGACACAGTCGGACATCGTTTCGGCGCTGACCGGTGCGATCGGCGCGCTCAAGGGTCCGTTGCACGGCGGCGCCCCCTCCAAAGTACTGGACATGCTGAATGAGATCGGCACGGCGCAGAATGTGGAGCCGTGGCTGACAGCGGCGTTCGATCGTGGGGACCGGCTGATGGGCTTCGGACACCGGGTCTACAAGGCTGAGGATCCGCGCGCCGACATCTTGCGCGAGATGGCCCGCACCGCCAGCGATCCGGACTTCTTCGATCTTTCGCTGGAGACCGAGACCGTGGCTCTGCGCATGTTGAATGAGCGCAAGCCGGGCCGCCGACTCTACACCAACGTCGAGTTCTACTCGGCGGCGGTGCTGGCCGCGGTTGGACTGCCGGGCGACATGTTCACCCCCACCTTCGCGGTGGCGCGGTCGGTCGGTTGGAGCGCGCATGTGCTCGAGCAGGTGTCGAACAATCGCCTGATCCGACCACAGTCCGAGTTCGTCGGCGAGCTTGGCAAGAAGTACGTCCCGGTGAACGAACGGTAACCTCAGCGACGTTGACAACCGCATGAATCACGGCGGCCGGGGCACCTGCCCCGGCCGTTTTCGTTTCGCTGGAGGTGTCGTCGTTGCCAGGACGTTGCTCGCACGCAGCTGGGCGCTTGATCAGAGCTGGTCAGGCGCTCTCGTTCGCGCGGAGCTTTGCGATCACGATCCAGTCGTTCTCGTAGAGCACGTCGTGTTCGGCTCGGAGCAGCCCGCAAAGCTCACCCAGGTTGGTGCCGCTCCAGGTCCGTGGTCCTTGCACCGCCATGTAGTCGATGCCGTTGGCGCTGGTTTCATCGATGAAGGTACGGAAGTCTGTCTCTGTCCGATCTGGGGAGCGAATCGCGTCCGGAGGTCGATAGACCGGCCGGGCGGGACGGAGATCCTCCCGGTCGTACAACGGACCGCCGACCAACGCCAGCGGAGCGTTCTTGGGCAACAGCTTGCCGATGCGGGCTTCGGCGTTCGCAATCTCGTTCAGCCGCTGATAGAAGGTGTTCTTGCGTCGCCAGCGCGCAATCGATACCTGCTCTCCCTGTTCCGTCAGGTATGCGTGCAGATGAGTGGCGCGCAGCTCCCAGTCTTTGCGGCGTCTCCCGGCGCCAAAGTTGGACGAGACATTGCTGCCATGAACGCGGTAACGGGTTAGCGGCTCATCGACCGAGCGGAAGGATCCAAAGAAGGGGGAGAACGCGAAAAGGTACGCATCGACGATGTTCCGGAAATCAGATTCAGGAACGGGCATGACCTGTTCGAGGAATGATTTGCGCCAGAAGTTTCCCGATTGCGCTGGCGTGTAGTGGCTGGCCGGTCCGACTTTGAGCGCATTGGCTCGGAAGTTGCCATCGGGGAGGTGACTGAACCTGATCTCTCCGGTTGGCGCGCCATTCCGGTCGATGATGGTAAACGGCCAGCAGACTTTGATGACATCGGGATCGGAGAACGCGCCGATCGTCTTTTCGATGGCTGTTGGTTCGAGAATGTCGTCTGAATCGAGCAGGATGACGGTTTCACCGGTCAGGAGCGGAAACCCCAGGTTCGTCCCGGACGCCTGACCGCCGTTTTCTTTGAAGACCGGTGTGATCGCATCGCCGTAGGTTTGCATGATCAGCGCCGATTCATCGGTCGAGCCATCGTCCACCACGACGACTTGCACGTTCGGCCAGGTTTGTCCAAGAGCGCTGTCGATCGCTTCGGCCAGGTAACGGCCATAGTTGTAGTTGACGATCAGAATCGAGGCGGTGGTGGGGGCGTGCATGTTTCGACAACCTTGGGCATGACCTCGGTGGCGAGCAACTCGATCGTGTCGTCGTCGGTGCCGAGAATATTGGCGATGAAGTATTGATATCCAAGCGCGGCCTGGGCCTGGTAGAAGGCGACGGCGCGGTCCGGTGTGACGGCCAGCATGGCATCACCCCAGGAAGCGACGGTTTCCGCTGGCCAGGCGGAGAGCTTCTGCTCGATTTCCCGTTCGGAGCGTCCAAGCACCAGCGGCATGGTGAACTGGCTGCGCAGAACCGCCTCAGCGGGACGGCCGAACTGCTCGCAATAGGTCGCCAGCACCGCGAACTTGCGGCGAATGTCCTCGTCCGAGACTGCCATGCCAATCGAGCCGTGCGCGCCCATGTTGGACGCATCCGCGTACTGGGCGACCTGGCGCAGGGTGACTTTCTCGCCACCGCCAGCCAGCAGGATCGGCACCCGTGGTTGCTGCACCGGCGGGAGAAAGGTTCCCGGAGAGTCCACCGACCATTGCTGGCCGTCGAACTTGAACGGCTCGCCGCTGAAGAGTCCGCGCACGATGGCGATCGTCTCGTCCATTCCCTGGAGCCGCTCGGCGACCGGTGGGAATGGAATGCCCATCTCGTGGAACTCGTTCTTGACATGCCCGATACCAAGCCCCAGCACGAGCCGGCCATTGGAGAGCCGGTCGACATCGGCGGCCTGGCGCGCCAGCAGGTAGGGCGAACGGTAATAGATGCAATCGACCGCCAGTCCGAGCCGGATCGTGCTCGTGACCGCGGCGAGTGCGCTGAGGGCGGTCCAGCAATCGGCATTCGCGCCCGGGTGGTCGTAGCTGAAATAGCCATCGAACCCGGCAGACTCCATCTGCTGCACGAGCGAAAGAAAGTGCCGCCAATCGGGCGGTTGTGGGTAGATGCTGACGCCGAAGCGGACGGCGTCGATTCCCTCCGCGACCCAGGGATGGATGTCACGCGGGGTGAGATCGATCATGCATGCTCTCCATTTGATTCCATTCGGCGGGTGACGGAATCCTGGACGGTGAGTTTGTAGTAGACGATGACATCACCGGGCTCCAGCAGTAGATCATCCAGCCCATCGCAGATGAAATCGGGTGGGCGGGAGACGCCCATCACCAGCACATCGCGAAAGCCGGGGAGATCCCTGATTTTTTCGCCAGCTTCTTTCGCGGTGACGTTACGCACCTGCCGATCGGTCCATCCCTTGCCGAGCACATGTTCCACATACCAGGGAACGGATTGTGTCTCAGCAGCCGCGGCCATCAATCGTCCTCCCATCACCGCCGGCGCGATCACACGATCGGCTCCGGCCTGGTAGAGGAGTTTCAGGTTCTCCTCTTCCATGCCGGCGACGACCAGATTGACGTCGGGCTCGATATCGTTGACGGTGAGGCAGATGAGCACCGCGGTGTCGTCTCGCCCCGGGGCAACCAACACCGACTCCGCTTTGTGGACACCGGCGCGGCGCAAGGTCTCCTCCTCGGTGGCATCGCCAAAGAACGCGCTGAAACCGTCCGAAAGCGCGCGGTCCACCGATTCACGCATGCGGTCGATGACCACGATGTCACTCTTCGGTTTGCCCTGTGAGATGAGCGTAGAGGCCGCGGCGCGACCCGTGGTGCCGTAACCGCAGATGATGGTGTGCTTTTCGACCCGCTTGTTCAGTTCGCTCACGTCGCGCTCCTCTGTCCGGCGCATCAGGAAAACAGAAATCTCGTAGGCAAAGCCAAAGAAAAGAACGAGGAAGATGAGACGAACCGGCGTGAGAAAGATGGTGTTGAACAATCGCGCCTGTGCCGAGACCGGCACAATGTCGCCGTAGCCGACGGTCGTGAGCGACGTGGCAGCGTAGTAGACGGAATCGAGCAGCGAGAGCGTCTCGCCCGGATGCGAATTGTCGACGAAGCCATCTCGCTCCACATAGACCGACAACGTGACGATCAAAATGGTGAGTGCCGCCAGGCCCAGTCGGATGCCCAGGCGCCGCTGCAGCGATGTCTGGGGCCGCATGAGCGTGCCACCGTGCCGGAGGGTCGTCCTGGCAGGGAGATGATCTTGTTTCTGGCTGCTACCGGAAATGATGTCTGATGCCTGCACGGAATCTCGCGCTCCACGGTTCGAGTGTCGAGCAGGATAATACCCAACAAGCAAAGGTTTCCCGTGATGCGAAGTTGGTGGCTGTGGTCGAAGGTTGTACGAAACGGATAAAACGATTCCCACAGTGGAGACAGAGCTGCCAATGATGGCCCACGAGTTGCCGGACAAGAGTGAGCTGCTCGTGGTGGGTGCTGGGCCGTATGGTCTTGGCATTGCCGCCTACGCCAGGACGCTTGGGCTCGACCCTTTGCTGGTGGGATCCTCGATGGCGTTCTGGCGGGAGGAGATGCCGCATGGCATGTTCTTGCGCTCGTCCTGGGACTGGCACTACGACCCAAACTGCGTTTTCACCATCGAAGCCTGGATGCGGGAGACCGGGCGAACCAAAGAATCACTCGATCCATTTCCCCTGGCGGACTATCTCGAATTTGCCGTCTGGTTCGAACAGGTGGCCGGTTTGCGGCCGGTCGATTTGGCGATTCAGCGTATCGACACGCGGCCGGACGGAACCTTCGATGCGGTCTTTGCCAATGGCTTCACAGTCAATGCGGCGAGCGTGGTGCTCGCGCTCGGGTTCGCGCATTTTGCCTATGTGCCGGACGAGCTGCGAGTAGTGCTTCCCGCCCACAATGTGCAACACACAGCGCACTACGTCGATTTCTCGGATGCGCCGGGCACGCGCTACGCGATCATCGGGGGGCGGCAGAGCGCCTATGAGTGGACGGCGTTGCTGCATGAGGCGGGAGCGGCCTCGGTCGATGTGATTCATCGGCACCGCACGCCGCGGTTCGCTCCCGCTGACTGGAGCTGGACGGCGCCGGTGGTGGAGCGGATCGCCACCCACCCGCAGTGGTTCCGGGAACTGGACGACGCGCAGAAGCGCAAGGTTGCGTTCCGGCTCTGGCTCGAAGGGCGCAGCAAACTGGAGCCCTGGCTGGCCCCGCGACTGGCGCATCCGACGATACGCAGCCGGCCTGGCCGGACGGTCGCCGGTTCGAGCGATGAGGCAGACGGGGCGATCTCGCTCACACTCGACAATGGCGACACGCTCGAGGTGGACAAGGTGGTGCTTGCCACCGGCTATCGCACCAATATCGCCAACGTGCCGATGCTCGCCGCGGGTAACCTGCTGGAGCAGATCGAAGCCGTGAATGGCGCGCCGGTGCTCGACTCGACCTTTCAGACGTCGGTCCCCGGGCTCTATGCCACCTCGATGATGGCAACGCGTGATTTCGGACCGCTCTTTGCGTTTACAGTGGCGGTCCGCGCCTCGTCGCGCGTCGTGGGTGACGCGATTCTCAGCCGCCGGTGAGCGCGACAGACGACGGGGCGTCGCCCACTGGCGGACGGCTGTCGATCGCGCGCGCCATCAACCCAACGGCCTTCGTCACGGTGTTGATCTGGAGCGCGGTCGCGCCATTCACGAAGTACGCGCTGGCCGACTTTCCCACCCTGGTCTTCATGACGCTGCGCATGGTGATTGCGGTGGTGGCGGTCTTTCTCTATCTGGCGCTCCGGCGACGCGCGGTGACGATCGACCGGGACGACGTATCGAAATTCCTCTTTGCTGGCATTGTGCTCTTCGGGTGCTCGACCCTCCTGTTCACCGAAGGGTTGGCCCGCACCACCGTTGCGCACATGATCATTCTGGCGTCCACCGGGCCATTGATCGCGGCGGTCTGGCGAGGTGTGGTGCATCGGGAGCTCCCGGATCGGCGCTCATTGCTGGCAATGGCAATCGGTTTCTGCGGTGTGCTGATCGTGGTGGGGGACGCCTCGGCGGCGGACGGCGCGTCGGTCGCAGGGGACGTGATGGGCCTGGCCTCGGCTGCGCTCTGGGTCGGGATGACGATCTATCCGCAGCCGCTCGTGCGCAAGTACGGGCCGCTGCGCTCGACCGGCTGGATCATCCTCGCGTCATTGGTGTTGATCGTGCCGTTGAGTCTTCCGTCCTGGGGTGGTGTCATCGACGACACGCCGTCCGGTTTTGCCTGGGGCGCGCTCGTCTATGCCGCCATGGGGACGTTGATCGGCAACACGCTGTGGCAAGCTGCCGTGCAGCAGATCGGTCCGGCGCGCACACTGATCTATCTCTACCTGCAACCGTTTCTGGCGTTGTTGATCGCGGCGATCATTCTTGGCGACCGCCTGACTCCATTGCAGGCGATTGGCGGGCTGCTGGCGATTGGCGGCGTCATGCTCGTGCGGAAACGATAGGCGTCATGACCGTGCACGAAGGGAACGTCGGCGAGCAGATCGACCGGAGAGCGCGGCGCATGGGCGCGGCCATCAGTTTGCCGGCCATGGGGGCGATTCTCTTCTGGAGCGGCATCTCGCCCTTTGGCAAGTACGCCATGGACGAGATGCCGGCGATGATCTACATCGCGTTGCGGCCGGTGCTGGCGGCGGTGCTGGTGTTCGGCGTCATGACCCTGTTGCGCAAACCGATGCGAATCGACCGGCGCGACTTGCCACGCTTCATCGTCGCCGGGGTGTGCCTGATCGGGTTTTCGCAACTTCTTTTCATGGGTGGTCTTTCGCTCACGTCGGTGTCGCATCTCATCATCCTGAGCTCGATGAGTCCCCTGATGGGAGCCATGTACCGCTGGATCCGCACGCGAGAGATGCCCGACTCGCGGTCGGCGCTGGCGCTCGTCATGGGATTCGTGGGCGTCATCCTGGTGGTGGGCGGCGCGGGGTCGAGTGAAGGCACGTCGTTGACCGGCGACCTGCTGGCAATCGCGGCGGGCGCTACATGGGTAGGCGCGACAGTCTACCCGCAACCGTTGGTGCGGAAGTACGGCGCGCCACGGGCGACCGGTTGGTTTCTCCTGTTGTCGTCGCTGGCGTTGCTGCCGATCGGGTTGTTCTGGTTTGGGGAGGTGCGGGCCGATCCGCCAACGATGCTCGCCTGGGCGGCGCTTGCGTACGGCGCGATCGGTATGCTGGCGGGAAACACCCTCTGGCAACGAGCCGTGCAAGAGGTTGGGCCACAGCGGACGCTGATCTATCTCTATCTGGAGCCGTTCATCGTGCTGGTGATCGCCGCGTTGGCCCTCGACGAGCGGCTGACGCTGCTGCAGGCGCTTGGCGGTCTGTTGGCGATGGCCGGGGTGATCCTGGTTCGGAAACGGTAGTTGTCCGGTGTGTCATGACAATGTCGGGCAATTCGGCTACGATTCCCCTGGAAAGGAGGCTTCCAATGGTCGCGACGCCCCGTTCGGAAAAACTGGATCTTCGCCTTACACCGGAAGACAAGCGCAAGCTGATCGCCGCAGCAGAACTCGAGCATCGCTCGGTCAGTGATTTTGTGCTCAGAAGCGCGCTCGATCGCGCGGACGATACCTTGCCCGATCGCCGCTACTTTGGACTAAACGCAGAGCAATGGGAGGCGTTCATGGAGGCGCTCGATGCTCCACCGCGCGTGATTCCCGAAGTAGTTCGTCTCTTTCAGACTCCAAGCGTCTTCGAAGTCGGTGAAACCGAGTGAGTTCGAATCGAATCGAGAAGCTCTCGCGTTACCATGAAGTCGCAGGATTTCGGTGCGGTCAGGAGCTCCTCGATCGATTCTTGACCCAGCATGCGCTGCAGAGCCAATTCGCAAACGCATCTCAAACCTACGTTGGAATCATCGATGGAGCGATTGCTGGGTACTACACGCTCGTCGTAGGCGAAACCCAATTCGATGGTGCTCCCAGGCGTCTTGCCAAGGGAATGGCACATCATCCAATTCCACTAATGATTCTGGCTCGTTTGGCTGTAGATACGAAGTTCCAGGGACGAGGAATTGGAGAAGGATTGATGAAAGATGCGATGCGCCGAACGGCGGCCGCCGCCGAGATCGCCGGAATTCGCGCGCTCGCCGTTCATGCAAAGAACTCCGAAGCGCGCCGGTACTATGAGCGCTTCGGCTTCGAATCTTCGCCAATCGAGCCACTCCATCTCTACATGTTGATGAAGGATGTTCGGCGGAGTATCCAGGAGAGTCTGGCCCCACCCCGAACGGGATCGGAAGAATAGAGACAACACACCGGCTGTCACGACCACTCGGCAGACTGCGATCCACCGCCGACTGGCTGCGGCAATGCAGCGTTCGTCGAGGTACTTTGGCGGCTATACGACCGAGCCAGACCCCAGGCCAATCCGGCCAGCCAGCCGCCAAGGACGCCGATACCGGCCGCGGTCGTAAAGACCAGCGGTTCGTAGTAACGGTTGAAATCGACCCCGAGGGCGAAAAGAATCAGCACGGACTGTGCCGCGATGGCGAGAAGGCCGAGCATCTGCGGGCTGGCGAGCCCGTTCTTCCAGGCAAGATAGACCAGCACCAGCAATCCAGGCGCCGCAAGATAGAGATCGATGCTGTGCCCACTCCAGTCGCGCCCGAACAGATCGCCCAGCCAGACGAAGATGCGTTCGGACGATGAGGTGCGGTCCTGCAGGTTCTGCCAGGTGCGCTCCAGCGCGTCGAGCGGTCCATGAATCGCGGCCTGCGGCCAGAAGCCTGCCTGGTTGTCCATTTCGTAGCGGCGGAAATCGAAAATGATCCTGGTCCTGCCAATTGGGTCGGACCAGAGGAACGGATAGACCAGCACGAAGAAGCTGCCGACCAACCCGGTTTGCACCAACAGTTTCCAGCCAAGCTGCCGCTCGGTGCCGCGTTCGCGGCGTGAAACCAGCCCCCACGCCCTGCCGAGCCGCTGGCGCGACCGGAGCCAGGGGTCGAGAAAGAGCACAACGGCATACGCGGTCCAACCGAGCGCGATGAAGAGCGGGCTGAGCTTGGTTGCCGCGCCCATGCCGAGCGCAACCGCCAGGAGCACCGAACGCCCCCAGGTCGGCTTGCGCGCGAGCCAGATGGCGGAGAGCACGGCAAAGGCAAACATGGTGGTGAACATCGCGTCCGAGACTGCCAGCGTCGAGAGATAGATGTGCAACGGGTGGATCGCCATCATGAGCCCAGCGATCGCGCCGCCGGCCCAGTTCACCATTGTTCCCACGATCAGCACCAGGAGGACGCAGGTGAGCGCTCCGAGCACCATGTTCCATTGGCGGGCGGCGATCAGATTGTCATAGCTGGGCATATTGCCGTGGGTGACGTTCCAGGTGATGGCGTTTTCGAACCCGTACTGGAAATCCCAGGGGCCGTTGGTATGCAGGTCCTTGCCTTGCAGGAGCAACCCGAGGCCAATGATGTACGAGCCCATGGGAGGCTGCGCGCGGATCAGGTAGCGATCCTGCCAGAAGCTGCTGAGGGGATGCCGAAGCTCCTCCAGGTAGGTGGCTCGGTTGATCCAGCGGGATTCGTCCGGATGAAATGGAGACGTGTGAAGTTCGGCAGAGCTTTGCCACAGCGCGAAAAAGAAGACTGCCAGGCAGAGAGCGGAAATCGCGATCCAGCGCGGCCAGGGGCGCGGCGTTTGGTCTGGTGTCCGGTGTCCGGAGTCGAGCGACTCATTCGGAGACGCTGGACTCGGGACACCCGGCACTGAACTCTTTCCTGGCGGTCGTGGCTGCATCGGGCTCGTGGCGCGAAGTGGCGTATCGGATCGTTTCACGGTCCGAAGTGTAGCCAGTCGAGCCGCTATCCGGCGGCAAGCGCGGTGAGACGCTCGAAGAAGTCGGGAAACGTCTTGGCGGTGCAGCCGGGATCGAGAATGCGAATTCCCGGCGCGCGCAAGGTCGCGATCCCGAAACTCATCGC from Thermomicrobiales bacterium encodes:
- a CDS encoding phospholipid carrier-dependent glycosyltransferase; the protein is MPGVPSPASPNESLDSGHRTPDQTPRPWPRWIAISALCLAVFFFALWQSSAELHTSPFHPDESRWINRATYLEELRHPLSSFWQDRYLIRAQPPMGSYIIGLGLLLQGKDLHTNGPWDFQYGFENAITWNVTHGNMPSYDNLIAARQWNMVLGALTCVLLVLIVGTMVNWAGGAIAGLMMAIHPLHIYLSTLAVSDAMFTTMFAFAVLSAIWLARKPTWGRSVLLAVALGMGAATKLSPLFIALGWTAYAVVLFLDPWLRSRQRLGRAWGLVSRRERGTERQLGWKLLVQTGLVGSFFVLVYPFLWSDPIGRTRIIFDFRRYEMDNQAGFWPQAAIHGPLDALERTWQNLQDRTSSSERIFVWLGDLFGRDWSGHSIDLYLAAPGLLVLVYLAWKNGLASPQMLGLLAIAAQSVLILFALGVDFNRYYEPLVFTTAAGIGVLGGWLAGLAWGLARSYSRQSTSTNAALPQPVGGGSQSAEWS